Genomic DNA from Niabella ginsenosidivorans:
ACACATGTGGCAGGCTACCCAAAGAGGGAATACCGGCATTTATAAATTTAAAGGGCACATCAGGGTAGCGCTCTGACAGGTACCTGCATACCTGGTTACGCCAGCCTTCCATGTTGGTAATGGAGCCACCCAAAAATGCAACTGTTACTGCTTCCTTATTTTGAATGCGATGCAACACATTATCCAGGTTGCCATACCGGTAAATAAAATCATCCGCCGGCAATAACCCTGTAACCGGCACAGAATGATCATAGATAAATGCTGCCTGTTTCTCCGGATGTTCAATCGGGAAATGATGCCCGTTCAGCTCCTGTTTGCCTTTTGTCATTGGAACAACCGTTGCCGGGCCGCCGTTATTGATATAATTACGCACCAGGATAAAGGTATTTTCATCATTGGGCACCAGGCTATCCTGTAGTCCGATCACGTGCAGCACTGGTACTTTAAAGGCCGCCAGCGTTTCCAGGTGATCCTTTGGCTGATCATTGTATTGCAGTGCCTGTTCCTCTGTAAATCCATATACTTTTAGTAATTTTTTCCATTCTTCCGGGGCACCTTTGCCTTTGCCCTTACCTCCCGGCCAGCTTGTAAAATCACAAACAGGAGCTTCTGCATAAATGCAACTCACTTTAGACGGGTTCCTTTTTGCCCATGCATAGGCATACAAACCGCCCCTGCTTACCGCTTCCAGTGCGGGCCTGGAAGAAAAATGTTTTGTGTGCACCAGGTAATCATAAAAATCATCCCATACATTCATCGCCGATGAATGGCCATACCGGTCATTGGCTTTTATATAAGCAATATAAAAACCCCGTTCCAGTAAAATGCTGTCCATTTCAGTATGCCAATCGGGGAAATAGGCTCTCCATACCCAGGGATTCCCGGCAACAGGCTTATGCGGTGCTATATACCAGGCTTCCGCGCCGTTCAATAAGAACGTATACTTTTTAAATTGCTTCCAGGCCGTTTCATTCTGAGCCGTAATTTCCTGAGCCGCACAATAAAAAGCCTTACCTAAAAACAACAACAGGAAAACCCAACAGCTTAATCGTATGACCAGATTTTTTTTCACTTATTACTATTCACGCAAAGCATCAGATCCACTAAAATACCAAATTATGCAGGTATCTTACAGCTCTTATTGGCTATTTATTAAACGTTATATTCTTTCCTTTATTTAAAACAGGTTTGATGGCAACCTGCTTGGCAAAGCGCCTTTTGGAACCAGTACTATCCGGTCTTCTTCCTGTGTGTTCAACGACAACTGTGCTGCTTTTGACCGGAGCCAGCGTTTCCCGTTCTTATAAATATCCAGCCTAGTACCCGGCCACGGATTTCGTACCTTACAAATACCACCGGACTTTGACAACAGTTCTACAAAGGCTACCTTACGGTCTTTTATAGCTGCGGTTGTTAAAAAGTTACCACGACATAACAAGGTAAACTGCGCATCCCACTCTTCCGGCCATGCCGCAAAAACATCAATGACAGGGTCTTTTCCGGGACCCGGAGGCGCGCTCTGGCAAAGGCTTTGCTGTAAAGCATCTGCAACTCTTCCGATACGCTGAATATTGGTTGTATAAAACCCTTCACTCAGATCCATCCTGTTTTCCATTACATGAATCCGCTCATTGCCTTTTAACATATTCGGCAACAGGTATTTTATAGCATCTGCCCGGCCTAATACAGCCGCTGCTGCAGGTATTTTGGACAATATATGGGGAATGGTATTTGCAGGGCTGTGCTCCTTAAAATAAGCATTAAACGTATTATTGGCAATGCGTACCAGTTGCGGGTCACCTCCTTTATTGCACAAATCAAAAAACCAAACCGGCATCGTATTCCCATCCGGCAGCCGTTGTGCGTAACCCCGCACCGGGCTTACTGATTTCCGGGCGCCCACCCAAACTTCCGGTTCCTGCTGCCTGTTGGGATCATCCTTTGAGGAAGGAAGGGGCGAAAGATGCTCCAGGAACTCCTTCCACACCGGCCGCATTGCTGCATCCGTATTTAATAATTCAGCGGCTTTTATAACCACCGGAAAAAGCCCCTTCATAGCCGCTATTTCTTCCACGGGATTTTCAGCATCCCAGATGGATTCATTATCATTCACATGACTGATAGAATACAGACCATCGGTTCCTTTTTTTACATTTGGAAAATTCCTGTAAAACTCCGCCACACCCTTTAGCAGCGGGTAAGCCCTGCTGCGTAACCATTCCAGGTTTTTTGTATACTCATATTGCTGCCAGTACTGGTAGGCTATTTTTGCTCCTCTTGAAAAAATATGATTCACCGGTCCAAAGGGGCCATCGCCACGCTCTACATATTCCCAGCGCCCGTTTTTCCATTCACCTGTGTGCTTCCAGTTCCAGCGCGCCAGAAAGGGCTGTTTGGTAAAAGCATAGTTCATAAATGCAGCGGATCGTAACGCCCAGGGCTTTTTTAACAAATACAGGTCGCGCATTTCCGCAGCAATCGGCTCCGGCAGCGCGGGCACACCATCAAAGCCTACTGTTTCCGGAATATAGGCTCCTTTTGAGCCCCACTGCTGCCGTGCTGCCCGCTCAAATGTGGGCAGCGCATGGGTGTACATGTTAAACATCGGCTCCATTAATTCCAGGTGGTTGGCAGGAAACAATGCCTCGTAATAACAACTTTGATTAGCGCCCCAGAACGCGCCGCCCCACTGGCGCGCATCCCCGCCGGTTGCCCATAGCATGCCATTGAACTTAACCGGGAAGTTGCCTCTTGAGCTGGATGCCATCACATAAAGAAAGTACGTATAATTCTTTTCAATTTCATCTGCCACGCCATCCCTGCTGGTCATATGAACAAAAGATTGTTTCCAGAAACCCGCCCACCACCGGGCGTTTGACTGATAAAGCGCTTCAAAGCCCTTTTGCTGAGCCGCTTCCAGTTGACGGATCGCCTTTGCTGTTACATCTTCGGTAGAGTCAAAGGAAGCCGCACTGGCAATATAAACGGTGGATCCCATTCCGGCGGAATTAATTCTTAAACGCAGGGCTGCATCATTCATGATTTCTGCTGTAGCAGCTTCATCAGATGCGCCCACCACTACTGCGGAGCTACAGTAATAATCGTTTTCTTTAAAGGTTTGTGTTAATACAATATGTTTTCCAATGATCTTCAGCGCTGACAGGGCCGAATGATTTCCCCGCAGCGTTACCGGCATGCGCAACATGCGTAAATTCACCAATAAAGCGCGGTTGGCTGTACGCTCATCCTTTACCTGCACGGCCATAACATCCTGCTCGTTCCAGGCCAGCACTTTTGCGGCTACTGATCTGCCGGAAACGGTGGAAAGAGCATCATAGCAGGAAAGCTGTTGTTTAAAATGATCTTTGATAAATACATCATCTTCAAAATCCAGGTCTACATACCCGGTTCCGCCACAATAATCTGTGTTCCGCTCGTAAAAATTATCGGAATTGGAATTACTGCCAAAAACGTCCACCCTGTTGATCTGCATTTTAATCTGCGAAGGAGTGGTCCAGACCAGGCTGCCCATGCGGCCATTGCCTACAGGCTGCCCCGCTTCACTGCGCGATGCAGGTTGGCTATATACCAGGTCGGCACGGGATATTAACGCCCGGTAATCCGGCATCAGTATTGCTGATCCTGCCGGATCCTGCTGCGGCTGCGCATTAGCTGCACTACAGAGCAGCAGTAAAAGAACAAATAATTTATTTTTCAGCTCCATTTTATTTTATTTCGGGATTGATGATAACGGACTTTTTATTCCAGTCTATCGTTACGGTTGTGCCATCCTCAAAGGTTGTCCGTTCCCGGGTAAAATCCGTATTTAAAAACTCATGGTTGGTCATTTCTGTAAATGCCAGCCGCTTGTTTAGCCGGCTCATCCGTTCAATAAGCGCCAGTGAGGCAGCATCCACCTTTGTATTGCGGCCAAACTGCGGAAGCCCGGCATTCAGCAACCCATAAAGATCATCCGGGTTGTAAGTGGTTAAAAGGGCATCATGATATACCAGGTCCCACAAGGGCACAGTAATGCCGTTACGGGCCCTGAGCGGGGATGAAAAATCAACATAAGGCACTGTCCAGTCGCAGGCCGTTTCAGTACCCACAATACCCAAATGGGCTTTGGCCCATAAATACAGTTTTTTCCGTTCGTTCAATGCGCCTGTCCGGGTCAGCCGGTTCTGCGGATTAAAATCCTCATCCGGCGGCACATAGCCGAAAACATCCAGGTAAGAAGCCTGTGGTTGTATCTGGTGATCAAACAACCACTGGTAGTTTTTTTTCATATGCCCCAGCATCAAACGGCCATTCAGATAACTCATTTTACCACCATCCCAATAATCCATGTAAGGAATAACGCCCTGCTTTGAATCGCCAAAACGCGTACCGGGAAATACTGATGGCGGCCGGTCAGCACTGGCCTCATGAATTGCAAACTGCGTATCAAATGAGGGGGCATCCGTATAATAATCCCGGTATTGATCGTGCAATCCTAAAAGGTATCCCAGCGACCGGAGCGTATCGCTCAACCGGCGCATTCCCTGCCAGCCGCCAGCTTCCGGAGCGGGCGGCAATACATCCGGGTGCTGCCGGTCGTAACCCAGCTTTGGCCATCCTGTTAATACAACCATTAATTTTTTCAGGCCGGCATCTTTCCAGCGGCGAAACTCACGGGCCTTTTCATCAAAGCTTACTACACTGTGCCGGCTATCCGGATCGCGGTTCCAGCGTGCTCCCTCCGGATTGTAATTGGTTAAAATGCCGGAACGCACAATGGGCGTACCAATAAGGGCACCTACTTCAGGTTGTATAGCTACCTTATTTTTGAGCGGCACAAATAACCCGGATTCTATGGCATACTGCCGGTAACGTTTTGCCATTGAAACATAATTTCCCTTGTCAAAAAAACAAAACCGGGCAGTGCGTGGATAACGCAATTTTCCCAGGCTTTCCTGCCACCGCGGCCCGATCACAGTAGGCCCACCGGCAGGATGGTGAAACTGGTATGCCGCATCATCGGGCGTTTCTACAATGACCATCATTGCAGCGGCTCCTTTTTGAAACCCCCACCAGGACATTGACCAGGATTCAATCACATTGCTTTCTACTTCGCTCCTGTCTGTTGATGTAATCGTTCCGTCCTTTTCCGATGTACGGATCGGGTGATAGGCTTTTGGCCAGTTGCGGGGCAATAACACTCCCCTTATATTGCTCAGCAAGGTATAGTCAACCGCTGATGCCTCCAGTGCTGCCGGCCAGTCGATACGCTGCACCCCTTCGCCTTTTTCTTCGGCAGCTGTTGTAAAAACCAGCTCTTCTGATGGGCCTTCCAGCGCCATTGTAAAGAATAACTTTAAACCGGAGCCCTTCCAGCCGCCTGCAGTAAGCTTAATGCCCACGCTGTAACCGGTATTAAAATATTCCGTGTGCTTAACCGTTGCATCAGACAATCGCAGTTTTACTTCTTTCTGATCTTTTTCTATTACCAGGTCACCCGGCTGCGATGGGAATAACTGCCATTGCTCCGGCCCTGCTTTTATGTGTATTAAAAAATCTTTTTCATTAAAACGCACTATTTGTTTTTTTCCGGTAATTGTCCAAACTGACCCGTTCCGGGCAACGGTCACTTCCGGCGCGCCAAAAATGGTATTGGTGTATACGGCAGTCCCTTCCTGCTGCGCCTGCATATAGCAGGGCAGCAACCACCACAGAAGAGAAAGATAAAGGGCGGGTACTTTAAAGCGCCCGGAAAAAGCCCTGAAAAAATGCTTCATCATTAAAAATTCAGTTAAAAAATAAGCCGGCTATTTAGCGGTAATCAGGATTTTGAAAATCAGGCCCCATCATATCTACCTCTGATTGAGGCACCGGCCAGTAATAAAAGCGGTCTTCAAACACGCGGGTCACATTCCCCGGGTCTTTTACCCCGTTCAGCACTTCTTTGCCAATTTTCCATCGTTTGATGTCGTAATAACGCAGTCCTTCAAAAGCCAGCTCCACCCTTCTTTCATTACGTACCATCTCCCGCGTAAGCGGCGCAGTTTTCGGAGGCATGCCAATACCCGGTCGTGCCCGGATATCATTAATGGCCTTTAATGCAGCCGGATCGCTGGTTGTGCCACCGCCCAGCTCTACCATCGCTTCTGCATACATCAGCAATACATCAGCGTAGCGAAGCTTTACAAGGGCCTGGGAGCTGCCGGAAGGGCCACCGGAACCATCATTTACCGTAAGGTTGATGTATTTCCGCATACCTAGATTATTAACAGAAGGAGATTCTGCCTTGAATTTTGCCTCGTTGTTAAACCCTATCGTTGGATTATACGCCCAGGGATCGCCCGGGGTAAAGATGGTCAGCTTCAGGCGGGGGTCTCTGTTCCTGTAAAAATCATTCCGCATCCTGTTATTGGGGTCATAGAACGATGGAACGACCGGCGCCACCGGTTTGGAGCCGTCCAGCATTTCATAACTGTCTACCAGCTGGTGCAAAGGCACCATGGAAAACCGGGAACCATATAAAAGATCCAGGTTGTGAACAATCGTCGGGCTGCTGGCTTTTATTGAAAATAATATTTCGGGGTTATTATCCTGTTCTCCCCAGAAAATACCCTGGTAGCTGTTCGCCAGTGAGCTCTTTCCTTCTGTGATTACTGTTTTTGCCGCATCAGCAGCCTCCTGCCATAATTCATTATACAGGCAGATACGCGCCTTTAATGCCAATGCCGAGGCCCTTACCGGATGCCCGGTGCTATAGGCGGTATTCGGAAGCCCGGCCGCTGCGGTATCAAGGTCTGCCAGGATCTGTTTTGCAATAGCCGCCCGCGGTGTTTTTTGTATTTTAAAAACGTCCGGCCCAAAGCCAAGCTGTTCGGTCACAAAGGGAACATCGCCATACAGCATCGTTAATTCATTATAAAAGAATGAACGGAGAAAATAGACCTCCCCCTTCATGCGTGCCTGATCGGCTTCAGTAAGATCAGGCACCCGGTACAGGTTTCCTAAAAACCAGTTACAGGCAGCAATGCCTTTATAGGCATCTGTCCAAACACGGGACTGAATACCGCCAGATGTGGGTGTAAGCACGCCCCGTGAAATATCCGTATAGCTATCCAGTGTGGAATTGCAATAGGCATTATCAGAAAGACCTTCCATTTGCAGGGATGAGAATGAGCTGGCGTCTATGGCAAAGGCAGGAGTTCTCAATGTACTGTAACAGCCGGCAATTGCCAGTTCTGCATCGTTTTTGGAAGTCCAGAAAACTTCATTGGTAATTTTATCGGTAGGTTGTTTGTTGAGAAATTCATCCTTATTGCAACTACAGTAAGCAAACAACAGACAGCAGATTATAAATCGAATGCAACTATTTTTTATAAACATAAAACTTCATTTAAAAGGTGGCCTTTATTCCAAATGTATATACGCTTGCCTGCGGATAAATGGCAAAGCGCCCGCTTGTATTATCAGTAATTACCCGTTCCGGGTCTCCGATAAATCTGGAAAAGGTTAAAACATTATCACCGGAAAAATAAACCCTTAAATTCTGAACTTTTATCTTTTTCAGCAGCCCCGTATTAAAGTTATAGCCCAGCGCCACGTTCTTCAGTCTTAAGTAGGAAGCATCCTGCAGCCAGAAAGAGGAAGCCGCCGTAACAGGCAAATACTGGTCTACATACATACCCGGCAGCTGGTTGGTGGGGTGCTCCGGCGTCCAGCGATCACGCCAGAAAGTGGGCGGGGGCGACCATTGGCGGAACGCGCCATAGCCCCATTGATCCGTATATACTTTAATACCCTCTACGCCCTGGAAAAATACGGTAAGATCAAATCCTTTATACGCAAGCCCTATATTAAACCCATAATTAAATTCAGGATACTGACCAGGTATGACCACACGGTCATACGCATCCACTTTTCCATCGGGTGTGCCATCCGGGCCGCTTACATCTGCATAGATCAGGTCACCGGGTTTGGGCGTGTACTGCTGCTTTGGTGAAGCATCGATCTGCTCCTGGTTTTGAAAAACGCCAATCCACTGCCACATATACCAGGAGTTCCAGGGCAACCCTTCCCTTCTTAATTTATTATTCTGTATCTCTTCCGCACCCAGTTTGGTCACCTTATTTTTATAGGTGTAATAATTACCGCCAACGGAAAGCTCCACTTCTCCAAATTTCTGGCGGTAGGTCAAACTAAACTCTGACCCCTTGTTTTGCATACTGCCCGAATTAATGGTAGGAGCCGTCATACCCACAAAAGCCGGTACCTGCGCCGCACGCAGGATGTCGCTCGTATTCTTTATAAAATAATCATAGGTACCTGAAAGCCTGTTATTGAATAATGAAAAATCAAGACCAATGCCTGCAGCAGTTGTGGTTTCCCAGGAAATATCTGCATCGGCCAATGCCCTGCTCACCACTCCTGTTGTTACTTTATCGTAAACATAGGTGCCATAATCCAGCAGGTTCTGATAAGGATAGTTCCCAATGTTCTGGTTTCCTAACCGGCCCCAGGAACCCCGCAATTTTAAATCACTGATCCAGCTGATGCCTTTCATAAACTGCTCCTGTGAAATACGCCAGCCTGCGGAAACAGAAGGGAACAGCCCCCAGCGCCGGCCGGTACGGAACCGGGAGGAGCCATCATCCCTGATGCTGAGCTCTAATAAATAGCGGTTATCATAGGCATAATTCACACGGCCAAAAAACGATTGTAACGCCCATTCATAATCGTAACCATTTGTCGTTTGAGCATCAGTGCCCCCGGCATTCAGGGATAATAATTTATCTGATGGAAAATCTCTTCTAAAACCGGCCAGCTGCTCATACCGGAAATTTTCCTGACTGTATCCTCCAAGCAAAGTCAGGTGATGAACGCCGTTAAATACCCGGTCATAGTTGAGCGTGGAATAAAAGGTGTAATGCACATCTTCTTCCTGCGTTTTTGTTAAGGTAATATAGGTACCCAGGTAATTTTGTTGCGGGTTATATACCCCATTGGCATCGGGCTGGAACAGGTAGGTTGGCAGGGGAATGTTCTGGCGGGTCTGCTTATCCGTATTATAGGTTACACCGCCTTTTACCTGGGCTTTTAGCCCTTTGGCAATATTTACATCCACATAGCTGATCGCAGATATGCCGTATGCCTTATTATAGTCCTTACTGGTTTGCATTACCGCATAAGCGTTCTGGTTGGTTGTTTCAAAATCATATGCTTTACTGGTTACGTGCCCGCTGCCATCCGGCAAATAAGGGCTCCATAAAGGATGCTGTGCATAAATGCTCAGGATCAGGTTTTCCGAATTACTATAGGGGTCCATCCGGTCGCCCTGCATAAAACTCAGGTTGCTTCCGAAGGTTACCACGCGGCTCATCTGCGTTCTAAAATTGAAAAGGGCGTTATATTTCTTATAGCCCGTTTTTATAAGAATACCATCCTGGTTTAAATAGCCTAATCCGAAGTTGTATGTGGTTTTTCCTTCTCCCCCGTTTACACTGAGAAAGTGTTGCTGCATGGGAGCATTTTTAAACATCAGCTTTGTCCAGTCTGTATTCGGGTATTGCGGTGAGCCGTTTCCATTCCGGTAAGCATCGATCTGTTCCTGTGAATACAGCTTACTGGTATTTTGCCCCGTACGGTTGATCCCTTCATTGCTCAGCTCCATAAACTCTACGGAGTTCCAGATCAATTTTGGCACGCCTAACGGTTTCTGAATACCCCAGTTGTACGAATAATCAACATTCAGCCGGCCCTTTGAACCCGCCTTAGTCGTTATCAATATTACCCCGTTAGCCGCCTGAACGCCGTATATAGCCGCTGAAGCCGCATCTTTCAATACGGAGATATTCTCAATCATATTGGGATTGATATTTGTGAGCGATCCCTGTATGCCATCGATCAGCACCAGCGGGTTATTGCCGGCCTCGCTAAAAGTTCCCACACCATGAATCTGTATAGAAGCATTCTCCATACCCGGCTGTGCCGAATTCTGCACCACCTGAAGCCCCGGCACCTTGCCCTGCAACAGCAGGGCCGTATTAGCGGCCGGTCTTTTCACCAGTTCCGGCCCTGCAATAGTAGACACGGCCCCTGTAAGATTTACCTTTTTCTGTGTGCCATATCCCACTACAACCACTTCATCCATCTTTTTATCTGAGCGTTCCAGCACAATATCTGAAGCAAGCCCTTTTACAGCTACCTCCCTGGTCACATACCCAACGCTGGAAAAAACCAGCACAGCTTCTTCATCTTTTACCCGGATGGTAAAATTGCCGCTATTATCAGATACGGTACCATTGGTGGTGCCCTTCTCTACAATATTGACCCCAGCTATAGCGGCACCCAGATCGTCTGTGATATGCCCTTTAACGGAAATGCTGGCCGTGCCCGGATTGGTGCCAATGATCACAATCAGATTGTCCGGCATCATTTTATAGGAATACCCGGTTTGATCCAGTAATTGCTGCATCACATAACCGATGGATGCGTCCCGGGCCAGGATATCAATTTTCCGGCTGCTCAGGGCAACACTATCGCTGTATACAAACCGGTAGGAATACCGGCCCTCAATTTCCTCTAATATGGAAAGGAGCGATGTATTATTACGGCTTAAATTTATTTTCTCCTGTGAATAAGTATTGATGGCTATTGCCTGGCTGCTGCTGAACAGGATAATAAAAACGATAAGTTTCATTACCAGTATACATTTGATGAATAATTGCAGCCCATTACATATGGCGGGGCAATCCTTAATTTTCATACATTTGTAATAATTAAAGTGATGGTATAATTGCCGTTGGAGACAATGATGACTGTCCTTTTTAACAGGCGGAAAATGTTGCGAGCATTTTTCGCCTTTTTCTTTTATCCTTTTTAGCCGCTCATTTTTTATAGTTTTGATTTATTGAAATAATTGCACTTTGCCGCCTTCAATTTTATAGTTGATGCCGGCGGCCAGTTTAAACGTTTCCAGTATGGCTTCCAGGCTTTCCTGCCTGAAGCTTCCGCTCAACCTGCGATCCAGTAATGCCGAATCCCTGATGATCACTTCGCTGTTATAACAACGCTCAAGCTCCCGGGCAATATCCCTTAATTTCATCTGTTTAAAGATCAGCCTGTTTTTTATCCATGCTGTTTCGGGCAAGGCATCCTGCGTGGAATCCTGTATAATTTTTATAACCGCTATTTCAGGAGCCCCTTCTTCAGCTCCGGATGACTGAGGGTACTGCTCATTTTTGACCAGGAGCTTTTCCATTGGCTTTAACCGTATCTTTTCACCGGTTCCCTTTTTCAGGAACACATCCACAATCCCGGTCAGCAACGTAGTTTCCGAAATTCCCTCACCGGGATAGGAGCGCACATTAAACGAGGTACCTACTGCCCTTACATCCGCGGTTGCGGTATGTACTATAAAAGGATGTTGTTTGTCTTTAGCCACCTCAAAATAAGCTTCACCGGTAAGGAATACGGATCGGGTCTTTTCTCCAAAAGAATGATCATAAGTAAGCCGGGTAGCGGCATTGATCCATACGCGGCTTCCATCCGGCAGGGTAATGGTGGTTTTAGACCCTTTTTCAGTAGCTATTTCATTTAAAGAACTGCTTTCCTTTGTTCTGCCTGCTGAATACCAAATGCCCAACACACCCATCCCCAGTAATAATAAAACAGCGGCAGCCACCAACAGGCGCTTTAACACGTGCACCCGTTTCTTAACAGGCGCAGCAAAGATCCTTTCGTTCAGCCGCTTCAGCGCATCATTTACCTCCCGGTGATCCTGTTTATTAAAAAGCGGCTGATCTTCTGACAAAGACTGCAATCTTTTTAATATGGAAGCATACAGCGGCGTATCAGCAACGGCATCATTGAGCTCCTTTAATTCCAGAAGTGATATTTCTCCACCTTCTTTCTTTCTTACCAATTCAATAAACCGTGACTTTTCCATAAAGCATGCGCTTAACAGTAAAGAGTACCCAATAACCGGGAACCCTTAGTCTGTTTCCATTTTTTTTGAAAAATTTTTATTTTACTTTTTTGCGTGCCCGATATGGCTCCGCGTGCTCCGGCATCAACTGCTCCAGGAAGTCTATAATCCTGCTATAAGCAAGCGTCATATGCGCTTCTACCGTTTTTACGGATATTTCCAGCAACTGTGCCACATCCTTATACTTTAAGCCGTCCTCTTTTACCAAACGGAAAACAAGGCGGCATTTGTAAGGGAGCTCATTAATGACAGATTGTAGCTGTTGCAACTGTTCCCGGGCAATAAAAGAAAGCTCGGGGTTTGTTGCATCAAGGGTAATCCGCTCCAGGTCTTCATTTGCAACGGGCGCTGTTCTATTTCTTTTATTGACATACCGGATGGCATTATTTTTTATGGAGCTGTACAGGTAATGGCCGATGTTACCTACGGCGCTAAGGCTGCGCCGGTTGTTCCAGATAGAGAAAAAGAGATCCTGTA
This window encodes:
- a CDS encoding SGNH/GDSL hydrolase family protein, coding for MKKNLVIRLSCWVFLLLFLGKAFYCAAQEITAQNETAWKQFKKYTFLLNGAEAWYIAPHKPVAGNPWVWRAYFPDWHTEMDSILLERGFYIAYIKANDRYGHSSAMNVWDDFYDYLVHTKHFSSRPALEAVSRGGLYAYAWAKRNPSKVSCIYAEAPVCDFTSWPGGKGKGKGAPEEWKKLLKVYGFTEEQALQYNDQPKDHLETLAAFKVPVLHVIGLQDSLVPNDENTFILVRNYINNGGPATVVPMTKGKQELNGHHFPIEHPEKQAAFIYDHSVPVTGLLPADDFIYRYGNLDNVLHRIQNKEAVTVAFLGGSITNMEGWRNQVCRYLSERYPDVPFKFINAGIPSLGSLPHVFRLQQDVLDQGRIDLLFVEAAVNDYVNGTPAVIQRRALEGIIRHVLNTDPFVNIVLMGFADEFKLAGYQAGKIPTEIKLHEELARYYHLPFINLAEEVYRRIGNKEFTWNDDFKNLHPSPFGQALYANTIQTLLAGAFRKSGAVALTPACLPAMLDAHSYTKGGYLSSDKAVVGKGFVLDPSWVPEDGVHTRPGFVQVPVLVGSTPGATMELPFNGTAVGIAVVSGPDAGSIRYSVDGKATKTVDLYTQWSKGLHLPWYILLADDLTSGAHRLKITIAPGKNEESKGNAVRIVHFLVNQ
- a CDS encoding glycoside hydrolase family 95 protein, which produces MELKNKLFVLLLLLCSAANAQPQQDPAGSAILMPDYRALISRADLVYSQPASRSEAGQPVGNGRMGSLVWTTPSQIKMQINRVDVFGSNSNSDNFYERNTDYCGGTGYVDLDFEDDVFIKDHFKQQLSCYDALSTVSGRSVAAKVLAWNEQDVMAVQVKDERTANRALLVNLRMLRMPVTLRGNHSALSALKIIGKHIVLTQTFKENDYYCSSAVVVGASDEAATAEIMNDAALRLRINSAGMGSTVYIASAASFDSTEDVTAKAIRQLEAAQQKGFEALYQSNARWWAGFWKQSFVHMTSRDGVADEIEKNYTYFLYVMASSSRGNFPVKFNGMLWATGGDARQWGGAFWGANQSCYYEALFPANHLELMEPMFNMYTHALPTFERAARQQWGSKGAYIPETVGFDGVPALPEPIAAEMRDLYLLKKPWALRSAAFMNYAFTKQPFLARWNWKHTGEWKNGRWEYVERGDGPFGPVNHIFSRGAKIAYQYWQQYEYTKNLEWLRSRAYPLLKGVAEFYRNFPNVKKGTDGLYSISHVNDNESIWDAENPVEEIAAMKGLFPVVIKAAELLNTDAAMRPVWKEFLEHLSPLPSSKDDPNRQQEPEVWVGARKSVSPVRGYAQRLPDGNTMPVWFFDLCNKGGDPQLVRIANNTFNAYFKEHSPANTIPHILSKIPAAAAVLGRADAIKYLLPNMLKGNERIHVMENRMDLSEGFYTTNIQRIGRVADALQQSLCQSAPPGPGKDPVIDVFAAWPEEWDAQFTLLCRGNFLTTAAIKDRKVAFVELLSKSGGICKVRNPWPGTRLDIYKNGKRWLRSKAAQLSLNTQEEDRIVLVPKGALPSRLPSNLF
- a CDS encoding DUF5696 domain-containing protein; translated protein: MMKHFFRAFSGRFKVPALYLSLLWWLLPCYMQAQQEGTAVYTNTIFGAPEVTVARNGSVWTITGKKQIVRFNEKDFLIHIKAGPEQWQLFPSQPGDLVIEKDQKEVKLRLSDATVKHTEYFNTGYSVGIKLTAGGWKGSGLKLFFTMALEGPSEELVFTTAAEEKGEGVQRIDWPAALEASAVDYTLLSNIRGVLLPRNWPKAYHPIRTSEKDGTITSTDRSEVESNVIESWSMSWWGFQKGAAAMMVIVETPDDAAYQFHHPAGGPTVIGPRWQESLGKLRYPRTARFCFFDKGNYVSMAKRYRQYAIESGLFVPLKNKVAIQPEVGALIGTPIVRSGILTNYNPEGARWNRDPDSRHSVVSFDEKAREFRRWKDAGLKKLMVVLTGWPKLGYDRQHPDVLPPAPEAGGWQGMRRLSDTLRSLGYLLGLHDQYRDYYTDAPSFDTQFAIHEASADRPPSVFPGTRFGDSKQGVIPYMDYWDGGKMSYLNGRLMLGHMKKNYQWLFDHQIQPQASYLDVFGYVPPDEDFNPQNRLTRTGALNERKKLYLWAKAHLGIVGTETACDWTVPYVDFSSPLRARNGITVPLWDLVYHDALLTTYNPDDLYGLLNAGLPQFGRNTKVDAASLALIERMSRLNKRLAFTEMTNHEFLNTDFTRERTTFEDGTTVTIDWNKKSVIINPEIK
- a CDS encoding RagB/SusD family nutrient uptake outer membrane protein, with the translated sequence MFAYCSCNKDEFLNKQPTDKITNEVFWTSKNDAELAIAGCYSTLRTPAFAIDASSFSSLQMEGLSDNAYCNSTLDSYTDISRGVLTPTSGGIQSRVWTDAYKGIAACNWFLGNLYRVPDLTEADQARMKGEVYFLRSFFYNELTMLYGDVPFVTEQLGFGPDVFKIQKTPRAAIAKQILADLDTAAAGLPNTAYSTGHPVRASALALKARICLYNELWQEAADAAKTVITEGKSSLANSYQGIFWGEQDNNPEILFSIKASSPTIVHNLDLLYGSRFSMVPLHQLVDSYEMLDGSKPVAPVVPSFYDPNNRMRNDFYRNRDPRLKLTIFTPGDPWAYNPTIGFNNEAKFKAESPSVNNLGMRKYINLTVNDGSGGPSGSSQALVKLRYADVLLMYAEAMVELGGGTTSDPAALKAINDIRARPGIGMPPKTAPLTREMVRNERRVELAFEGLRYYDIKRWKIGKEVLNGVKDPGNVTRVFEDRFYYWPVPQSEVDMMGPDFQNPDYR